The nucleotide window CGCTGCTGGGGCGTGGTGGTGCGGTCGCGCTGGGTGGAGGGACGGACCTTTACCCGGGGCTGCGCGACGGGCCGCCGCCCAAGGAGATGGTAGACCTCACGCGGGTCGCGGACCTGAAGGGCATCACCGCGCATGACACCGGCTGGCGCATCGGCGGGGCCGTGACCTGGACCGAGGTGCTGCGCGCCGGGCTGCCGCCGCTCTTCGACGGGCTCAAGGCAGCCGCGCGCGAGGTCGGCTCGGTGCAGATCCAGAACGCGGGCACGGTGGCGGGAAACCTCTGCAACGCCTCGCCGGCGGCAGACGGGGTGCCGGCGCTGCTGGCGCTCGATGCCGAGGTCGAACTGGCCTCGGCCGCCGGCGCCCGCCGGATGCCGTTGGCCGCGTTCATCACCGGACCGCGCCGCACGGAGCTTACGCCCGGCGAGGTGCTGGCCGCCGTTCATATCCCGAAATCAGCCGGTTGCGGAGCGTTCCTGAAGCTCGGAGCGCGGCGCTACCTTGTCATTTCCATCGCGATGGTCTCGGCCGTCGTCACGCTGCGGGACGGCGGGCTCGACCGGGTCCGCATCGCGGTGGGCGCCTGTTCGCCGGTGGCGCGGCGGCTCTCGGGCCTGGAGCAAAGCCTCGCTGGTAAGACCGCCGCGCAAGTATCTGACATCGTGACGCAATACGCGTTCGACGAGCTTGCGCCGATCGACGACGTGCGGGCCGACGCGGGCTACCGCCGCGACGCCGTGCGCACGCTGGTCGCCCGCACCATCGCCGCCGCCATCGAGAAGGAGACCGCGCATGTCGCTTGATGCGCCGCAGGGCCATATCGGCTTCACGCTCAACGGGGCCGAGATCACCGTGCCCGCCGATCCTGCCATGCGCCTCTCCGAGATGCTGCGCGAGACCGCCGGGGCGCGCGACGTCAAGGTCGGCTGCAACGCGGGCGACTGCGGGGCCTGCACGGTGCTGCTCGACGGCGAGCCGGTCTGTGCCTGCATGATGGCCTCGGGCCAGGTGCAGGGCCGCACGGTCGAGACGCAGGCGGGCCTTGTCGCCGACGATCTGCTGGCCGAGCGGCTGGCGCAGAGCTTCCAGCGGCACCAGGCGGCGCAATGCGGCATCTGCACGCCGGGCATGATGGTCTCGGCGGTGGCGCTGCTGCGCTCGGGCGCGAAGCTGACCGAGGAAAGTGTCGCGGATGCGCTCGGTGGGGTGCTCTGCCGCTGCACCGGCTACCGCAAGATCATCGCGGCGGTGCTCGACGCCTCCGACACCGCACCGCTCGCCGAGGGCGGCGTGGGTGCGCCGGTCGCACGGCTCGACGGCTGGCCCAAGGTGGCGGGGACCGAGCGCTTCGGTGACGACGTGGCGCCGGCCGACGCGCTGGTCGTCCGGGTCATCCGCTCGCCGTATCACCGCGCCGGCTTCCGCTTCGGCGATCTCGAAACCTTCATGGAAGAGAACGCCTTGGCGCTGGTTCTTACCGCGATGGACGTGCCGGGCGAGAACCGTTTCGGCGTTATCCCGGGCTTCGAGGACCAGCCGGTCTTTGCCGTGGATGAGGCCCGCTTCAAGGGCGAGGCCGTCGCCGCCGTGGTCGGCACGCCGGAGGCGCTCGACGGCATGGATCCGTTCCCGGTCACATGGGAGGAACGCACCGCCGCGCTGACGCCCGAGGGCGCGGCGGAGGCGGGCGATCTGCACCCCGACCGCGCGGGCAACGTCATGTGCCGTGGCCGGGTGGCGCGTGGCAGCGCCGCCGAGGCGCTGGCGGAGGCGGCGCATGTGGTGTCCGGCGACTTCTCCACCGGCTTCATCGAACACGGCTACATCGAGCCCGAGGCGGCATCGGCCCGCCGCGTCGGCGACCGGATCGAGGTGCAGTGCTGCACGCAGGCGCCCTACATGAACCGCGACGGGCTGGCGACGATCCTCGGTCTGGCGCCCGAGGCGGTGCGGATCCTGCCGACGGCGACCGGCGGCGGCTTCGGCTCGAAGCTCGACCTTACCGCGCAGCCCTACGTGGCGCTCGCGGCGTGGCACCTGAACCGTCCGGTGCGCATCACCTACACGCGGGCGGAGTCGATCGCGAGTTCGACCAAGCGGCACCCTTCCGAGGTGCACATGGAAATCGGGGCCGACGCGGAGGGGCGCATCGTCGGCGCGCGCTTCGACGGGATCTTCAACACCGGGGCCTACGCGAGTTGGGGGCCGACGGTGGCGAACCGCGTGCCGATCCACGCGAGCGGTCCCTACCTGACGCCCAACTACGAGGCCAACAGCGCCGGTATTCACACCAACACCGCGCCGGCGGGGGCCTTTCGCGGCTTCGGCGTGCCGCAATCGGCGGTGGCGCAGGAGCAGCTCTATGACATGCTCGCCGAGGCACTCGGGCTCGACCGGCTGGAGTTCCGCCGCCGCAACTGCCTCACCAACGGGGCGCCGACGGTGACCGGGCAGGTGTTCGAGACCGGCATGGGGATCGACGCCTGTTTCGACGCGCTCGAGCCGCATTGGACCCGGGCGCTGGCCGACTGCGCCGCTTTCAATGCCGAAAGCATGGGAATCCGGCGCGGTGTCGGCATCGCTGCGGGCTGGTATGGCTGTGGCAACACGTCGATCTCGAACCCCTCGACGATCCGCGCGGGCGTCACGCCCGACGGCGAGCTGCGCCTGCACCAGGGCGCGGTGGACATCGGGCAGGGCGCGAACACGGTCATTGCCCAGATCTTCGCCGAGGCGCTCGGCGTGCCGGTGTCGCAGATTACGCTCGTCGGGCCCGATACCGACATCACGCCCGACGCGGGCAAGACCTCGGCCAGCCGCCAGACCTACATCACGGGCAACGCGGCGCGGCTCTGCGGAGAAGCGCTCAGGGCGCAGATCCTCCGGCTGGGCAACGTCTCGGACGCGGCGCGGATCTCCTTCGAGGAGGGTGGTATCGCGCTCAGCGACGCGGGCACCACGGTGCGGGTCGAGCTCGACCCGGGCGAGGGCTACGCGCTGGAAGC belongs to Salipiger profundus and includes:
- a CDS encoding molybdopterin-dependent oxidoreductase translates to MSLDAPQGHIGFTLNGAEITVPADPAMRLSEMLRETAGARDVKVGCNAGDCGACTVLLDGEPVCACMMASGQVQGRTVETQAGLVADDLLAERLAQSFQRHQAAQCGICTPGMMVSAVALLRSGAKLTEESVADALGGVLCRCTGYRKIIAAVLDASDTAPLAEGGVGAPVARLDGWPKVAGTERFGDDVAPADALVVRVIRSPYHRAGFRFGDLETFMEENALALVLTAMDVPGENRFGVIPGFEDQPVFAVDEARFKGEAVAAVVGTPEALDGMDPFPVTWEERTAALTPEGAAEAGDLHPDRAGNVMCRGRVARGSAAEALAEAAHVVSGDFSTGFIEHGYIEPEAASARRVGDRIEVQCCTQAPYMNRDGLATILGLAPEAVRILPTATGGGFGSKLDLTAQPYVALAAWHLNRPVRITYTRAESIASSTKRHPSEVHMEIGADAEGRIVGARFDGIFNTGAYASWGPTVANRVPIHASGPYLTPNYEANSAGIHTNTAPAGAFRGFGVPQSAVAQEQLYDMLAEALGLDRLEFRRRNCLTNGAPTVTGQVFETGMGIDACFDALEPHWTRALADCAAFNAESMGIRRGVGIAAGWYGCGNTSISNPSTIRAGVTPDGELRLHQGAVDIGQGANTVIAQIFAEALGVPVSQITLVGPDTDITPDAGKTSASRQTYITGNAARLCGEALRAQILRLGNVSDAARISFEEGGIALSDAGTTVRVELDPGEGYALEAVESYDPPTTPLDENGQGDPYAVFGTAAQMCELEVDMALGTVKLLRIVAAHDVGRAINPLLVEGQIEGGVAQGIGLALMEEFLPGRTENLHDYLIPTIGDVPAIESLIIESGDAHGPYGAKGLGEHCLIPTAPAILNAIAHATGARIHHLPATPDRVRAAILSTGA
- a CDS encoding FAD binding domain-containing protein; the protein is MTLHRPESLDDALALLGRGGAVALGGGTDLYPGLRDGPPPKEMVDLTRVADLKGITAHDTGWRIGGAVTWTEVLRAGLPPLFDGLKAAAREVGSVQIQNAGTVAGNLCNASPAADGVPALLALDAEVELASAAGARRMPLAAFITGPRRTELTPGEVLAAVHIPKSAGCGAFLKLGARRYLVISIAMVSAVVTLRDGGLDRVRIAVGACSPVARRLSGLEQSLAGKTAAQVSDIVTQYAFDELAPIDDVRADAGYRRDAVRTLVARTIAAAIEKETAHVA